The following proteins are co-located in the Pseudomonas synxantha genome:
- a CDS encoding type III secretion protein, with product MAPPPVDNAGAWSETPSVPESAGPRKPFLLRGTLSVLRHRNLQNFPPQRAQFSLPGPNSTDKQLASALEKAFGLLHSYLNDGRLTWLSLQRIAAEPTGKNEELDSAIQVVREILERPRLSDTIFSRDGDITRDSLRAAAQALQGNSSPSVFSQDPFHAQGNAEVVEALQGQFEHLRDKTKDRTFLFEQHQYVDIAKLREVLQDPYEVDQQGNPVLDPSTGMPRSKYSELCVYTMKNIFERPGLLPALKHANTPRLFGPPHVEDHLCNKNLERWQEQHKARKAR from the coding sequence ATGGCGCCACCACCGGTCGACAACGCTGGAGCCTGGAGTGAAACGCCCTCCGTGCCTGAGTCTGCTGGGCCTCGCAAGCCCTTCCTGCTGCGCGGAACATTGTCTGTCCTGCGTCATCGGAACTTGCAGAACTTCCCCCCGCAGCGGGCGCAGTTTTCCCTGCCGGGCCCCAACTCCACGGACAAGCAGTTGGCGAGTGCCCTGGAGAAAGCCTTCGGGCTGCTGCACTCGTATCTGAATGACGGGCGCTTGACCTGGTTGTCATTGCAGCGGATTGCCGCTGAGCCCACCGGAAAAAACGAGGAGTTGGACAGCGCGATTCAGGTCGTCCGGGAAATTCTCGAGCGCCCGCGACTAAGCGATACGATCTTCAGTCGTGACGGTGATATCACGCGGGATAGTCTCAGGGCGGCGGCCCAGGCGTTGCAGGGCAACAGCTCCCCAAGCGTCTTCAGCCAGGATCCCTTTCATGCGCAGGGCAACGCTGAAGTAGTTGAGGCGCTGCAAGGGCAGTTCGAGCACTTGAGAGATAAAACCAAGGATCGGACTTTTCTTTTCGAACAGCACCAGTACGTCGACATCGCCAAGCTCAGGGAAGTTTTGCAGGATCCGTATGAGGTTGATCAACAGGGCAACCCGGTGCTGGACCCGTCCACCGGGATGCCCAGGTCCAAGTACAGCGAACTGTGCGTCTACACAATGAAGAACATTTTTGAGCGGCCGGGTCTGCTACCTGCGCTGAAGCATGCGAATACTCCACGCCTGTTTGGCCCGCCGCATGTAGAAGACCACCTGTGCAACAAAAACCTCGAACGTTGGCAGGAGCAGCACAAAGCTCGCAAAGCACGTTGA
- a CDS encoding type III secretion effector protein — MSVPMLDPSPVSTSSTSDPSQANATAKPEVKNTREAPATPSFKGQSSANVNFQSGESKAGPVFGNHQAATTGADVSGRHHHHHHHHHHAPAMQDFLSQFKQWMNQWFSGHRPPPYPGCGGPPPRPNPGCSNPPPRPNPGASNPPPRPDPTGGERPYPVAPGRPDPQYSLKNNEELAAQLRDSFHAFRDPRNPGYISVDSILAMARRGWSPNPAMRENIRLANELLRRPELMAALDRHTSTGALDNLIDFQNVIAVIKGENYFKYKSDKELAAEMLEHFDELKGWPWGPDLRIRDLKKLARQPFTGDAEKDHLIQLAQAVIQRSNLLKLMDDLASKDGDGKINWRALVLLSK; from the coding sequence ATGTCGGTACCGATGTTGGATCCATCCCCCGTCTCTACCTCATCAACCTCTGATCCTTCGCAGGCCAATGCCACTGCCAAGCCCGAGGTCAAGAACACTCGTGAAGCGCCTGCTACGCCTTCTTTCAAAGGTCAGAGTTCCGCCAATGTAAATTTTCAATCCGGGGAAAGTAAGGCCGGTCCAGTGTTCGGCAACCATCAGGCTGCCACCACCGGCGCAGATGTGTCAGGCCGCCACCATCACCATCACCATCACCATCATCACGCTCCTGCAATGCAGGATTTCCTGAGCCAGTTCAAGCAATGGATGAACCAATGGTTTTCCGGACATCGGCCGCCTCCGTATCCAGGCTGCGGCGGTCCACCACCAAGGCCGAACCCAGGTTGCAGCAATCCGCCGCCGAGGCCGAATCCCGGGGCGAGCAACCCGCCACCACGACCAGACCCTACCGGCGGAGAAAGGCCCTATCCGGTCGCGCCTGGCAGGCCAGATCCGCAATACTCGCTGAAGAACAATGAAGAGTTGGCAGCGCAATTGCGCGACAGTTTCCATGCTTTCAGGGACCCCAGGAATCCTGGGTATATCAGTGTTGACAGCATCCTTGCGATGGCGAGAAGAGGGTGGTCGCCTAACCCAGCCATGCGGGAGAACATTCGCTTGGCCAATGAGCTGCTGCGGCGTCCGGAACTGATGGCGGCGCTTGACCGACACACTTCTACCGGTGCATTGGATAATCTCATCGACTTTCAGAATGTGATCGCGGTCATCAAGGGCGAAAACTACTTCAAGTACAAGTCTGACAAGGAGTTGGCCGCTGAAATGCTCGAGCATTTTGACGAATTGAAGGGCTGGCCCTGGGGGCCAGACCTTAGAATCCGCGACCTGAAAAAGCTCGCCCGCCAACCTTTCACAGGCGACGCTGAAAAGGACCATCTTATCCAGTTGGCCCAGGCAGTGATCCAGCGAAGTAATCTGCTCAAGCTGATGGACGACCTTGCCAGTAAAGACGGGGACGGAAAGATCAATTGGAGAGCATTGGTCCTATTGTCCAAGTGA
- a CDS encoding glycoside hydrolase family 15 protein, producing MVDLKTEPQSAIDAHGIIGDMRSAALVNDRGSIDFFCWPEFDSPSIFCALLDTPDAGTFQLTPDLPNARREQIYLPDTNVLQTRWLSDAAVVEVTDLLAVSEEVDELPLLIRRVRVVSGQATLHLRCAVRHDYARAKTHATASNSGVLFSADGQPGLRLVGSHPLTLEDHAAVTSFTLAQDEGAEFVLGGQDDPRVVNDCTDLYLERTLKFWRGWISQSNYRGRWREMVNRSALALKLLTSRKHGAIIAAATFGLPETPGGERNWDYRYTWVRDASFTVYAFMRLGFVEEANAYMRWLKGRVSDCCGQPTKINILYGIDGRQELPETTLDHLSGHGGAQPVRVGNEAFDQIQLDIYGELMDAVYLVNKYGEAISHEGWKHTVEVVDQVCEIWNRKDVGIWEMRGEQHHFLHSRLMCWVAVDRAIRLASKRSLPAPFARWDQTRQAIYADIWSNFWNEERGHFVQHIGSTALDGSMLLMPLVRFVAATDPRWLSTLEAIQKSLVRDGMVYRYRNDDSQIDGLQGTEGAFAACSFWYVECLARAGQVEKAHLEFEQLLRYANPLGLYAEEFDSQARHLGNTPQALSHLALISAATFLDRKLSGEKTVWQP from the coding sequence ATGGTTGATTTGAAGACAGAACCCCAAAGCGCCATCGATGCCCACGGCATCATCGGCGATATGCGCAGCGCGGCGCTGGTGAACGACCGGGGCAGTATCGACTTTTTCTGTTGGCCCGAATTCGACAGCCCATCGATCTTCTGCGCGCTGCTCGACACGCCCGATGCCGGCACGTTCCAGCTCACCCCGGACTTGCCCAACGCCCGCCGCGAACAGATCTACCTGCCCGACACCAACGTGCTGCAAACCCGCTGGCTCAGCGACGCGGCGGTGGTAGAAGTCACCGACCTGCTGGCGGTCAGCGAAGAGGTCGACGAGCTGCCTTTGCTGATTCGCCGGGTACGGGTGGTCAGCGGCCAAGCCACCCTGCACCTGCGCTGCGCCGTGCGCCACGACTACGCGCGTGCCAAGACTCACGCCACAGCCAGCAATAGCGGTGTGCTGTTCAGCGCCGACGGCCAGCCCGGCCTGCGCCTGGTAGGCAGCCACCCGCTGACCCTCGAAGACCATGCAGCCGTCACCAGTTTCACCCTGGCCCAGGACGAAGGCGCCGAATTCGTGCTCGGCGGCCAGGACGATCCTCGGGTGGTCAATGACTGCACCGACCTATACCTGGAGCGCACCCTTAAGTTCTGGCGCGGCTGGATCTCCCAGTCCAATTACCGTGGGCGCTGGCGCGAAATGGTCAACCGCTCGGCCTTGGCGTTGAAGCTTTTGACGTCGCGCAAGCACGGCGCAATCATCGCCGCCGCTACCTTCGGCCTGCCGGAAACCCCCGGCGGCGAACGCAATTGGGATTACCGCTACACCTGGGTGCGCGACGCCTCGTTCACCGTCTACGCGTTCATGCGCCTGGGTTTTGTCGAAGAGGCCAATGCCTATATGCGTTGGCTCAAAGGCCGGGTCAGCGACTGCTGCGGGCAGCCGACCAAGATCAACATCCTCTACGGCATCGACGGTCGCCAGGAACTGCCGGAAACCACACTTGACCATCTGAGCGGCCACGGCGGCGCCCAACCGGTGCGCGTGGGCAATGAAGCGTTTGACCAGATCCAGCTGGATATCTATGGCGAACTGATGGACGCGGTGTACCTGGTCAACAAGTACGGCGAAGCCATCTCCCACGAAGGCTGGAAACACACGGTGGAAGTGGTCGACCAAGTGTGTGAGATCTGGAACCGCAAGGACGTAGGCATCTGGGAAATGCGCGGCGAGCAGCACCACTTCCTGCATTCGCGCCTGATGTGTTGGGTGGCCGTGGATCGCGCCATACGCCTGGCGTCCAAACGTTCACTGCCGGCACCGTTCGCCCGCTGGGATCAGACGCGTCAGGCGATCTACGCCGACATCTGGAGCAACTTCTGGAACGAGGAGCGCGGGCATTTTGTGCAGCATATCGGCAGCACTGCGCTGGACGGTTCGATGCTGTTGATGCCGCTGGTGCGCTTTGTAGCGGCGACCGACCCGCGCTGGCTGTCGACACTGGAAGCGATCCAGAAAAGCCTGGTGCGCGACGGCATGGTCTACCGTTATCGCAACGACGACAGCCAGATCGATGGGCTGCAAGGCACCGAGGGCGCGTTTGCCGCCTGCTCGTTCTGGTATGTCGAATGCCTGGCCCGCGCCGGCCAAGTGGAAAAAGCCCATCTGGAATTTGAACAGTTGCTGCGTTACGCCAACCCCCTGGGGTTATACGCCGAAGAATTCGACAGCCAGGCCCGGCACCTGGGCAATACGCCCCAGGCCTTAAGCCATTTGGCGTTGATCAGTGCGGCGACGTTCCTGGACCGCAAGCTCAGCGGGGAGAAGACCGTATGGCAACCCTGA
- a CDS encoding glucose 1-dehydrogenase, translating to MQISLQQQVALVTGASSGIGAGAAKALAAAGAAVVLNYNSQAAPAEALAAQINAAGGQALAIGGDVSKEADVERLFAQTLDAFGHLDILVANSGLQKDANLVDMTLEDWNTVISVNLTGQFLCARAAVRIFNRQGIREGVSRAAGKIIHMSSVHQLIPWAGHVNYAASKGGVEMLMRTLAQEVSEQRIRINGIAPGAIRTAINRAATEGAAEKELLKLIPYGRVGDVEDVANAVVWLASDASDYVVGSTLFIDGGMSLYPEFRGNG from the coding sequence ATGCAGATTTCCTTGCAGCAACAAGTGGCCCTGGTCACCGGCGCCAGCTCCGGCATTGGCGCCGGTGCCGCCAAAGCCCTGGCCGCAGCGGGTGCGGCGGTGGTGCTCAACTACAATTCCCAGGCGGCACCGGCCGAGGCCCTCGCCGCGCAGATCAATGCCGCCGGTGGCCAGGCGCTTGCCATCGGTGGCGATGTGTCCAAGGAAGCAGACGTCGAACGCCTGTTCGCCCAGACGCTCGACGCCTTCGGCCACCTGGATATCCTGGTGGCCAACTCCGGCTTGCAAAAAGACGCCAATCTGGTCGATATGACCCTTGAGGACTGGAACACCGTGATCAGCGTCAACCTCACCGGGCAATTCCTTTGTGCCCGTGCGGCCGTGCGTATTTTCAATCGTCAGGGTATTCGCGAAGGCGTGTCCCGCGCCGCCGGTAAAATCATCCATATGAGCTCGGTGCATCAACTCATCCCCTGGGCCGGGCATGTGAATTATGCGGCGTCCAAGGGCGGTGTGGAGATGCTGATGCGCACCCTCGCCCAGGAAGTCAGCGAGCAACGTATCCGCATCAATGGTATTGCGCCCGGCGCTATTCGTACGGCAATCAACCGTGCGGCCACAGAAGGTGCGGCAGAAAAAGAATTGCTCAAATTGATTCCTTACGGCCGCGTGGGTGATGTGGAGGACGTGGCCAATGCGGTGGTTTGGCTGGCCAGCGATGCGTCTGATTATGTCGTCGGCAGCACCCTGTTCATTGATGGCGGCATGAGCCTTTATCCGGAGTTCCGTGGCAATGGTTGA
- a CDS encoding MFS transporter — translation MTAIPTPAPVVPGRLEQMSTRIAFFIAGFGIAAWAPLVPYAKARANLNEGTLGLLLLCLGVGSIIAMPAAGALASRYGCRRVLTAGTLMICLALPMLATVSSIPLLIAGLFLFGAGLGTVDSTVNLQAVIVERASGKTMMSGFHGLFSLGGIVGAAGVSGLLGLGLSPLQATLVVVIIMAVALFKAAPHLLPYGSESSGPAFAVPHGVVLFIGCLCFIVFLAEGAVLDWSAVFLSAERGLDEAYAGLGYAAFALTMTAGRLTGDAIVRRLGATLVIVIGGALACAGLLLATLLPAWETALLGYALVGAGCSNIVPVLYTAVGRQKVMPEHIAVPAITTLGYAGILAGPAMIGFIAHGSSLSTAFVLIAVLLAAVAISGKILKV, via the coding sequence ATGACTGCCATTCCCACTCCTGCCCCCGTGGTTCCCGGGCGGTTGGAACAAATGTCCACCCGTATCGCTTTTTTTATCGCCGGTTTTGGTATTGCCGCGTGGGCGCCCTTGGTGCCGTATGCCAAGGCGCGCGCGAACCTGAACGAAGGCACGCTTGGTCTATTGCTATTGTGCCTGGGGGTGGGTTCGATCATCGCAATGCCGGCGGCGGGCGCGCTGGCGTCTCGCTACGGTTGCCGGCGCGTGCTTACCGCCGGGACGCTGATGATTTGCCTGGCCCTGCCGATGTTGGCCACTGTCAGTTCGATCCCTTTACTGATCGCCGGGTTATTCCTGTTTGGCGCGGGCCTGGGCACCGTGGACTCCACCGTGAATCTGCAAGCCGTCATCGTTGAGCGCGCCAGTGGCAAGACCATGATGTCAGGGTTTCATGGCCTCTTCAGCCTGGGTGGCATTGTCGGCGCGGCGGGGGTTTCCGGTTTGCTGGGGCTGGGCCTGTCGCCCCTGCAGGCGACCCTGGTGGTGGTCATTATCATGGCCGTTGCGCTGTTCAAGGCCGCACCGCATCTGTTGCCGTATGGCAGTGAAAGCTCAGGTCCTGCATTTGCAGTGCCCCACGGAGTGGTGCTGTTTATCGGCTGCCTGTGTTTTATCGTGTTCCTGGCTGAAGGTGCCGTGCTGGATTGGAGTGCGGTATTCCTGAGTGCTGAGCGTGGCCTGGATGAGGCCTACGCCGGTCTTGGCTACGCGGCATTTGCCTTGACCATGACCGCTGGGCGCCTGACCGGTGATGCCATTGTCCGACGCCTGGGCGCCACGCTAGTGATCGTGATCGGTGGCGCGCTGGCGTGTGCCGGCTTGCTCCTGGCGACATTATTGCCGGCTTGGGAAACAGCGTTGCTCGGGTACGCATTGGTGGGTGCCGGGTGTTCGAATATCGTGCCGGTGCTGTACACCGCCGTCGGTAGACAAAAGGTCATGCCTGAACATATTGCAGTGCCGGCCATCACCACCCTGGGTTACGCCGGTATTCTCGCCGGCCCCGCCATGATCGGTTTTATCGCCCATGGCAGCAGTTTGAGTACCGCTTTCGTGCTGATTGCGGTGTTGCTGGCGGCAGTCGCTATCAGCGGCAAAATCCTCAAGGTGTAG
- a CDS encoding c-type cytochrome, whose amino-acid sequence MNKILMGLSAVLSLAQTSGALAENANGKTLYLQRCAVCHGPDIRATGPLAKKSNPPTPDLTTTAFKQRLKDYPGVIVSSIILRPNGDLIPRTLRENGVKIAPHAWSIKDLRDLHQYMSAVISKK is encoded by the coding sequence ATGAACAAAATACTCATGGGTCTATCAGCGGTATTGTCACTGGCTCAAACGTCGGGGGCCTTGGCAGAAAACGCTAATGGCAAGACGCTTTACCTCCAAAGGTGCGCGGTGTGTCATGGGCCCGATATCAGAGCGACTGGGCCATTGGCCAAAAAAAGCAATCCGCCAACGCCTGACCTCACAACCACAGCTTTCAAGCAGCGGCTCAAGGATTATCCGGGTGTTATCGTATCGTCGATCATCCTTCGTCCCAATGGCGACCTGATCCCAAGGACGTTGCGGGAGAACGGTGTAAAGATAGCGCCGCATGCCTGGAGCATTAAGGATCTACGCGACCTGCATCAATATATGAGTGCGGTTATTTCAAAAAAATAA
- a CDS encoding FecR family protein — protein MDNRVRDEAAQWFVRLQDGPLNAEERQRFDAWQSQAPEHQYEIDVLQGLWGAADLLPQARLQALCDTPGEPPKHRAVLRYAVAASVVAIAVGLGLVSGVGQSKPYSAEFSTRLGEHRQVALPDGSVMDLNSRSVAAVRYEKGQRSVELKQGEAMFSVEHDARRPFVVVAGSGQVTVTGTRFNVRRDEDQTRVAVEAGTVKVQGRISDQAVTLTAGRGTHVDTQGQVAATYAVNPEELTAWRTGKLVFNNATLGEVAREVSRYREQPLRVSTAAVGNLRLTSVFKSSDTDALLKALPHILPVALRTLPDGSQEIISR, from the coding sequence ATGGATAACCGTGTCCGTGATGAGGCCGCGCAATGGTTTGTACGCCTGCAAGACGGCCCATTGAACGCCGAGGAGCGGCAACGTTTCGATGCCTGGCAGTCGCAGGCGCCTGAGCACCAGTACGAAATCGATGTGCTGCAAGGGCTGTGGGGCGCCGCCGATCTGCTGCCCCAGGCCCGCTTGCAGGCCTTGTGCGATACGCCGGGCGAGCCTCCCAAGCACCGTGCGGTGTTGCGCTATGCCGTTGCCGCCAGTGTGGTCGCCATTGCAGTGGGCCTGGGTTTAGTCAGCGGGGTGGGCCAGTCAAAGCCTTACAGTGCAGAGTTCAGCACCCGATTGGGCGAGCATCGCCAGGTAGCCTTGCCCGATGGCTCGGTGATGGACCTCAACAGCCGCAGCGTGGCTGCGGTTCGCTATGAAAAGGGCCAGCGGAGCGTGGAACTCAAGCAGGGCGAGGCGATGTTCAGTGTCGAGCATGACGCCAGGCGTCCGTTCGTCGTGGTTGCCGGGTCAGGTCAGGTAACGGTTACCGGCACGCGTTTTAATGTGCGCCGCGACGAAGACCAGACCCGCGTGGCGGTCGAAGCCGGTACGGTCAAGGTGCAGGGGCGCATATCGGATCAGGCGGTGACGCTCACCGCTGGCCGTGGTACCCACGTTGATACCCAAGGCCAAGTGGCAGCAACCTATGCGGTGAACCCTGAAGAACTGACCGCGTGGCGTACCGGCAAACTGGTGTTCAACAACGCCACCTTGGGCGAAGTGGCCCGGGAAGTGTCGCGCTACCGTGAGCAGCCGTTGCGTGTCAGCACGGCAGCGGTGGGTAACCTGCGCCTGACCAGCGTATTCAAATCCAGTGACACCGACGCCTTGCTCAAAGCCTTGCCGCACATCCTGCCCGTGGCCTTGCGCACCTTGCCGGACGGTAGTCAGGAAATTATTTCACGCTGA
- a CDS encoding sigma-70 family RNA polymerase sigma factor, which produces MTPQPPRRTGFFEHYEELIGTWTRRLRNRQQAEDLAHDTFVRVLESRASEVVQPRAYLHQTARNIALDAYRREDRRQALTLPAMDQSAPHSGDPEHYMHAIQLADSIERALTELPLNCRRIFIWQKIEGLTQQEIAERLGLSKNMVEKYMIRTLRHLRDRLDAMAP; this is translated from the coding sequence ATGACCCCTCAGCCGCCCCGCAGAACAGGCTTTTTCGAGCACTACGAAGAGTTGATCGGAACCTGGACGCGCCGCCTGAGAAACCGCCAGCAGGCCGAAGACCTGGCCCATGACACCTTTGTGCGTGTGCTTGAGTCCCGCGCCAGCGAGGTAGTACAACCGCGCGCCTACCTGCATCAAACCGCACGCAATATTGCGCTGGACGCCTATCGCCGCGAAGACCGCCGCCAGGCGCTGACGCTGCCGGCCATGGATCAAAGCGCGCCCCACAGCGGCGACCCGGAGCATTACATGCATGCGATCCAGTTGGCCGACTCCATCGAGCGGGCCTTGACGGAGCTGCCGCTCAACTGTCGCAGGATTTTCATCTGGCAGAAGATCGAGGGCCTGACCCAGCAGGAAATCGCCGAGCGCCTGGGGCTGTCTAAAAACATGGTGGAAAAGTATATGATCCGCACCCTGCGGCATCTGCGTGATCGTCTGGATGCGATGGCGCCATGA
- a CDS encoding TonB-dependent siderophore receptor — protein MKKLAIHNNKISRWAPLALAIAVSTALPAAYAADGIHIRAQSLGAALSQLGQQTSLQVFFSPDMVAGKQAPAVNGDLSPEQALRQLLQGSGLDYQIDAGSVTLRPVSNGTGEAGSPLELGVTDIKVVGDWLGDADAAVVQNHPGARTVVRREAMVEQGAMNVGDVLRRVPGVQVQEANGTGGSDISLNVGVRGLTSRLSPRSTVLIDGVPAAFAPYGQPQLSMAPISAGNLESIDVVRGAGSVRYGPQNVGGVINFVTRAIPEKFSGEVGTTLQTSAHGGWKHVENAFIGGTADNGIGAALLYSGVNGNGYRNSNNSNDIDDVIFKTHWAPTDQDDFSLNFHYYDASADMPGGLTQQQFDANPYQSVRDWDNFSGRRKDVSFKYIRQIDDRTQAEVLTYYSDSFRGSNIANRDLKTLSSYPRTYYTFGIEPRVSHVFDLGPSTQEVSVGYRYLKEGMHEQATSLNLINNVPTPGGQSDGHVYQDRTGGTEANAFYIDNKIDIGKWTITPGIRFEDIRTEWHDRPVVALNGKRTEEKRREIHNNEPLPALSVMYHVSDAWKLFANYETSFGSLQYFQLGQGGTGNQTANGLNPEKAKTYEIGTRYNDSVWGGEVTLFYIDFSDELQYVSNDVGWTNLGATKHAGVEASAHYDLSNLDPRLDGLTANAGFTYTKATSEGDVPFKGRDLPLYSREVATLGLRYDVNHWTHNLDVYAQSKQRAPGTGTTYITQGTDDGQYGDIPGYVSVNLRSGYDFGAQLSNLKLGVGVKNVFDQQHYTRSSDNNAGIYLGEPRTFFVQASVGF, from the coding sequence GTGAAAAAACTCGCCATCCACAATAATAAAATCTCTCGCTGGGCGCCCCTGGCACTGGCCATTGCGGTCAGCACCGCGCTGCCTGCCGCGTATGCGGCCGATGGCATACATATCCGCGCCCAGTCACTGGGTGCCGCGCTTAGCCAACTGGGCCAGCAGACTTCGCTGCAAGTGTTCTTCAGCCCCGACATGGTGGCCGGCAAGCAAGCCCCGGCGGTGAATGGCGACCTCTCGCCCGAACAGGCCCTGCGCCAACTGCTGCAAGGCAGTGGGCTGGATTACCAGATCGACGCCGGTTCCGTGACCCTGCGCCCGGTGAGCAACGGCACCGGTGAAGCGGGTTCACCGCTGGAGCTGGGAGTCACCGATATCAAGGTGGTGGGCGATTGGCTCGGCGATGCCGATGCCGCCGTGGTGCAAAACCATCCGGGCGCACGTACCGTGGTGCGCCGCGAAGCCATGGTGGAGCAGGGCGCGATGAACGTCGGTGACGTACTGCGCCGCGTGCCTGGCGTGCAGGTGCAGGAAGCCAACGGCACCGGCGGCAGCGATATTTCCCTCAATGTCGGTGTACGCGGCTTGACCTCACGCCTGTCGCCGCGCTCCACCGTGCTGATCGACGGAGTACCGGCGGCCTTCGCCCCGTACGGCCAGCCGCAACTGTCGATGGCGCCGATTTCTGCCGGTAACCTGGAAAGCATCGACGTTGTCCGCGGGGCCGGCTCTGTACGTTATGGGCCACAGAACGTGGGGGGCGTGATCAACTTCGTGACCCGCGCAATTCCGGAGAAATTCTCCGGTGAGGTCGGCACTACCCTGCAGACCTCCGCCCATGGTGGTTGGAAGCATGTGGAGAACGCCTTTATTGGCGGCACGGCAGACAACGGCATCGGCGCTGCATTGCTGTATTCCGGAGTCAACGGCAACGGCTATCGCAACAGCAATAATTCCAACGATATCGACGACGTGATCTTCAAGACCCACTGGGCGCCGACCGATCAAGACGACTTCTCGCTGAACTTCCACTACTACGACGCCAGCGCCGACATGCCTGGCGGCCTGACCCAGCAACAGTTCGACGCCAACCCGTATCAGTCGGTGCGCGACTGGGACAACTTCAGCGGTCGCCGCAAGGATGTGTCCTTCAAGTACATCCGCCAGATCGACGATCGCACCCAGGCCGAAGTGCTGACCTACTACTCCGACAGCTTCCGTGGCAGCAACATCGCCAACCGTGATTTGAAAACCCTCAGTTCCTACCCGCGCACCTACTACACCTTTGGTATCGAGCCGCGGGTGTCCCATGTGTTTGACCTGGGCCCGAGCACCCAGGAAGTCAGCGTTGGCTACCGTTACCTCAAGGAAGGCATGCACGAGCAAGCCACCAGCCTGAACCTGATCAATAACGTGCCGACGCCGGGCGGGCAGAGCGATGGCCATGTCTATCAGGACCGCACCGGTGGCACCGAAGCCAATGCCTTCTACATCGACAACAAAATCGATATTGGCAAGTGGACCATCACCCCGGGCATCCGCTTTGAAGATATCCGCACCGAATGGCATGACCGCCCCGTCGTGGCCCTGAACGGCAAGCGTACCGAGGAAAAACGCCGCGAGATCCACAACAACGAACCCTTGCCGGCCCTGAGCGTGATGTATCACGTCTCCGACGCCTGGAAACTGTTTGCCAATTACGAAACCTCCTTCGGCAGCCTGCAGTATTTCCAGCTGGGCCAGGGCGGCACCGGCAACCAGACCGCCAATGGCCTTAACCCGGAAAAAGCCAAGACCTACGAGATCGGAACGCGCTACAACGACAGCGTCTGGGGCGGCGAAGTGACACTGTTCTACATCGACTTCTCGGATGAGCTGCAATACGTCAGCAACGATGTAGGCTGGACTAACCTCGGCGCCACCAAGCACGCCGGTGTCGAAGCCTCGGCCCACTACGACCTGTCCAATCTCGACCCGCGCCTTGACGGGCTGACGGCTAACGCCGGCTTTACCTATACCAAGGCCACCTCCGAAGGTGATGTACCGTTCAAGGGCCGCGACCTGCCCCTGTACTCCCGTGAAGTGGCGACGCTGGGCCTGCGCTACGACGTCAACCACTGGACCCATAACCTCGATGTTTATGCGCAATCCAAGCAGCGTGCGCCAGGTACCGGCACCACCTACATTACCCAGGGCACCGACGATGGCCAATATGGCGACATCCCAGGTTATGTCTCCGTCAACCTGCGCAGCGGCTATGACTTTGGCGCGCAATTGTCGAACCTCAAGCTGGGCGTGGGCGTAAAGAACGTCTTCGACCAGCAGCATTACACGCGTTCCAGCGACAACAACGCCGGGATATACCTGGGTGAACCGCGTACGTTCTTCGTCCAGGCAAGTGTCGGATTCTGA